In Paeniglutamicibacter kerguelensis, one genomic interval encodes:
- a CDS encoding NAD(P)/FAD-dependent oxidoreductase codes for MSHTMNVESILIIGGGLSGFAVAQNLRNRGFDGSIGIIDPAGIPYDRPPLSKAYLLGTKDAEGIELAPRSWFAEHRVDIIPGTAAELLLEPLGVQLEDGSRVHADRLVLATGGSARPLPIEGGELESVLALRNRQDADLLRGKLRPGVHLAIVGAGLIGAEVASAALVLGARVTLIDPIDPPLVPAVGPELARRLHDMHVTAEIDTIQGSPERISRLDGKHLIEMSDGRKITSDEVLVGIGIVPNSALAASAGLKTDNGVIVDRNQRTSHPHIYAVGDLARTQTAAGELLRRGEHWEHAMNTGATAAAALLGQELPLHGASWFWSDRHGVHVEGVGEMNAEGNTVLRLVDGVPVAAFRLDAGGHMLGAAAIDGGLTIRAARRIIDNRIVVDPAALADPSVPLKKLAR; via the coding sequence ATGTCCCACACCATGAACGTTGAATCGATTCTCATCATTGGCGGGGGCCTGTCCGGCTTTGCCGTGGCACAGAACCTGCGCAACCGCGGCTTTGATGGCAGCATCGGCATCATCGACCCGGCGGGGATCCCCTATGACCGGCCGCCGCTGAGCAAGGCCTACCTGCTGGGGACCAAGGATGCCGAGGGCATCGAGCTGGCCCCGCGCTCGTGGTTCGCCGAGCACCGGGTGGACATCATCCCGGGCACCGCCGCCGAATTGCTGCTTGAACCCCTGGGCGTGCAGCTTGAGGACGGCAGCCGGGTGCACGCCGATCGCCTGGTGCTGGCAACAGGCGGTTCGGCCAGGCCGCTGCCCATCGAGGGCGGGGAGCTGGAATCGGTGTTGGCGCTGCGCAACCGGCAAGATGCGGACCTGCTGCGCGGCAAGCTCCGCCCCGGCGTCCACCTGGCCATCGTGGGGGCGGGGCTCATCGGCGCAGAGGTTGCCTCCGCGGCCCTTGTACTCGGCGCCCGCGTGACCCTGATCGACCCGATCGACCCGCCCCTGGTGCCGGCCGTGGGCCCGGAGCTGGCCCGACGCCTGCATGACATGCACGTCACCGCGGAGATCGACACGATCCAGGGCAGCCCCGAGCGCATTTCCCGTTTGGATGGCAAGCACCTCATCGAGATGTCCGACGGACGGAAAATCACCAGCGACGAAGTGCTTGTCGGAATAGGCATAGTGCCCAACAGCGCGTTGGCGGCCTCTGCGGGCCTCAAGACCGACAACGGCGTGATCGTCGACCGGAACCAGCGCACCAGCCACCCGCATATCTACGCCGTCGGCGACCTGGCCCGAACCCAAACCGCAGCCGGCGAATTGCTGCGCCGCGGCGAGCACTGGGAACACGCGATGAACACCGGTGCCACCGCGGCGGCGGCACTGCTCGGACAGGAGCTGCCGCTACACGGGGCCTCGTGGTTCTGGTCCGACAGGCACGGGGTCCACGTCGAGGGCGTGGGAGAAATGAACGCCGAAGGGAACACGGTGTTGCGCCTCGTCGACGGAGTGCCGGTCGCGGCGTTCCGCCTCGACGCCGGGGGACACATGCTCGGCGCTGCGGCCATCGACGGCGGGCTGACCATCCGGGCGGCCCGGCGCATCATAGACAATCGCATTGTCGTGGATCCTGCCGCCCTCGCCGATCCCTCGGTGCCGCTGAAAAAACTGGCCCGCTAG
- a CDS encoding bifunctional 3-phenylpropionate/cinnamic acid dioxygenase ferredoxin subunit has product MSEAINIGSVDSIDEGEAIVIPAEENGTKDDIAVFHAEDGNFYAINDECTHETASLADGWIEGTEVECPVHAAKFCLKSGEALCLPATVAARTHKIQVEDGELMLYPDTPAV; this is encoded by the coding sequence ATGAGCGAAGCCATCAACATCGGTTCCGTCGACAGCATCGACGAAGGCGAAGCCATTGTCATTCCCGCCGAAGAAAACGGCACCAAGGACGACATCGCGGTGTTCCACGCCGAGGACGGCAACTTCTACGCCATCAACGACGAATGCACGCACGAGACCGCCTCGCTCGCAGACGGCTGGATCGAAGGCACCGAGGTCGAGTGCCCCGTGCACGCAGCAAAGTTCTGCCTCAAGTCCGGCGAAGCGCTTTGCCTGCCGGCCACCGTCGCCGCGCGCACCCACAAGATCCAGGTCGAGGACGGGGAACTGATGCTCTACCCGGATACCCCGGCCGTCTAA